The proteins below come from a single Crossiella sp. CA-258035 genomic window:
- a CDS encoding aminotransferase class V-fold PLP-dependent enzyme, whose product MIDLDRVRADTPGCQEQVFLDSAGSSLPPEPVLAEVIGHLRREAEVGGYRAEAERAEDLDAGYQVAADFFGCAPTDVAFTDSATRSWLLGMSAVPLAAGDRILVSQVEYGSNAIALMQRAQEFGATVELVPSAEDGSISVPALTAMLDERVKLVSVVHMPTNGGLVNPAKEIIDAAHQVGAIALLDACQTAGQRRVRLDELGADLISVTGRKWLRGPRGTGLLVVNPVAAPRLRPPLVDQHSGDWSGLGEWTLRQDARVHELWESSIADRLGLIAALRYAEELGIDDIQAAVVARADFLRAELSALPGVTVHDLGTERGGIATFTVAGVDGEAVKKALVAKDITVSVGGTTGALLDMTARGLAQVVRASPHYFVSQEQLVRFVTAVAEIAA is encoded by the coding sequence ATGATCGATCTCGACCGGGTCCGCGCGGACACGCCGGGCTGCCAGGAGCAGGTCTTCCTGGACAGCGCCGGATCCTCGCTGCCGCCGGAGCCCGTGCTGGCGGAGGTCATCGGCCACCTCAGGCGGGAAGCGGAGGTCGGCGGCTACCGGGCCGAGGCCGAACGCGCCGAGGACCTGGATGCCGGTTACCAGGTGGCCGCGGACTTCTTCGGTTGCGCGCCAACGGATGTGGCCTTCACCGACAGCGCCACCCGGTCCTGGCTGCTGGGCATGTCCGCGGTGCCGCTGGCCGCCGGGGACCGGATCCTGGTGAGCCAGGTGGAGTACGGCAGCAACGCGATCGCGCTGATGCAGCGGGCGCAGGAGTTCGGCGCCACCGTGGAGCTCGTGCCCAGCGCCGAGGACGGCTCGATCTCGGTGCCCGCGCTGACCGCGATGCTGGACGAGCGGGTCAAGCTGGTCTCGGTGGTGCACATGCCCACCAACGGCGGACTGGTCAACCCGGCCAAGGAGATCATCGACGCCGCGCACCAGGTCGGCGCGATCGCGCTGCTGGACGCCTGCCAGACCGCGGGCCAGCGGCGGGTGCGGCTGGACGAGCTGGGCGCGGACCTGATCTCGGTCACCGGCCGCAAATGGCTGCGCGGGCCGCGCGGCACCGGCCTGCTGGTGGTCAATCCCGTTGCCGCGCCCCGGCTCCGGCCGCCGCTGGTGGACCAACACTCGGGGGACTGGAGCGGGCTCGGGGAGTGGACGCTGCGCCAGGACGCGCGGGTGCACGAGCTGTGGGAGTCCTCCATCGCCGACCGGCTCGGCCTGATCGCCGCGCTGCGCTACGCCGAGGAGCTGGGCATCGACGACATCCAGGCCGCGGTGGTGGCGCGCGCGGACTTCCTGCGCGCCGAGCTGTCCGCGCTGCCCGGGGTCACCGTGCACGACCTGGGCACCGAACGCGGCGGGATCGCCACCTTCACCGTCGCGGGCGTGGACGGCGAGGCGGTGAAGAAGGCGTTGGTGGCCAAGGACATCACCGTGTCCGTCGGCGGCACCACCGGCGCGCTGCTGGACATGACCGCGCGCGGGCTCGCCCAGGTGGTCCGGGCCTCGCCGCACTACTTCGTCAGCCAGGAACAGCTGGTCCGGTTCGTGACCGCGGTCGCCGAGATCGCCGCCTGA
- the hisB gene encoding imidazoleglycerol-phosphate dehydratase HisB has protein sequence MNRIARVERTTKESSIVVELDLDGAGKVDIDTGVPFYDHMLHALGSHAAFDLTVRATGDTHIDAHHTVEDTAIVLGQALRQAIGDAAGVRRFGDAWIPMDETLAHAAIDLSGRPYCVHTGEPELLAGFTVGGNYPTVLNRHVFESLAFHARIALHVRVIHGRDPHHITEAQYKAIARALRAAVEPDPRISGIPSTKGVL, from the coding sequence GTGAACCGGATCGCCAGGGTCGAGCGGACCACCAAGGAGTCCTCGATCGTCGTCGAGCTGGACCTCGACGGCGCGGGCAAGGTCGACATCGACACCGGTGTGCCCTTCTACGACCACATGCTGCACGCGCTCGGCTCGCACGCCGCCTTCGACCTGACCGTGCGCGCCACCGGTGACACCCACATCGACGCCCACCACACCGTCGAGGACACCGCGATCGTGCTCGGCCAGGCCCTGCGCCAGGCCATCGGCGACGCCGCCGGGGTCCGCCGCTTCGGCGACGCCTGGATCCCGATGGACGAGACCCTGGCGCACGCCGCCATCGACCTGTCCGGCCGGCCCTACTGCGTGCACACCGGCGAACCGGAGCTGCTGGCCGGGTTCACCGTGGGCGGCAACTACCCGACCGTGCTAAACCGGCACGTGTTCGAGTCGCTGGCCTTCCACGCCCGGATCGCCTTGCACGTCCGGGTGATCCACGGCCGCGACCCGCACCACATCACCGAAGCCCAGTACAAGGCCATCGCCAGGGCACTGCGCGCCGCGGTCGAGCCCGACCCGCGGATCTCCGGTATCCCCTCCACGAAGGGCGTGCTGTAA
- a CDS encoding MerR family transcriptional regulator, producing the protein MLSIGDFARHGRVSVRMLRHYDRIGLLRPDRVDAATGYRYYRAAQLARLNRVIALKELGFTLDQVQSIVDERVNAEELRGMLRLRQAELAASISAERQRLNFVEARLRVIESEGHMPSTDIVVKSLPAVRIAELTGTAADFAPGSISPVIGPLYDRLFQNLGRAGVTPAGPTIAYYELPEGEDGPITIHAGVPVNAEPAADQDFAIVDLPEVPQAATLVHHGSMMEVGGAFQTLATWVEANGYRTSGPHREYYLVAGPDQDQKDWVTELQEPIIPA; encoded by the coding sequence ATGTTGAGCATCGGAGACTTCGCCAGACACGGCCGCGTGTCGGTCCGCATGCTCCGCCACTATGACCGGATCGGGCTGCTGCGGCCCGACCGGGTGGACGCGGCCACCGGTTACCGCTACTACCGAGCCGCCCAGCTCGCCCGGCTGAACCGGGTGATCGCGTTGAAGGAGCTCGGCTTCACCCTCGACCAGGTGCAGTCCATTGTGGACGAGCGGGTGAACGCCGAGGAGCTGCGCGGCATGCTGCGGCTGCGGCAGGCGGAACTGGCGGCGAGCATCAGCGCGGAACGGCAGCGGCTGAACTTCGTCGAGGCGAGGCTCCGCGTCATCGAAAGCGAGGGCCACATGCCCAGCACCGACATCGTCGTCAAGAGCCTGCCCGCGGTCCGGATCGCCGAGCTGACCGGCACCGCGGCCGACTTCGCCCCCGGCAGCATCAGCCCGGTGATCGGCCCCCTCTACGACCGCCTGTTCCAGAACCTCGGCCGTGCCGGCGTGACCCCGGCCGGCCCGACCATCGCCTACTACGAGCTGCCCGAAGGCGAGGACGGCCCGATCACCATCCACGCCGGCGTCCCGGTGAACGCCGAACCCGCCGCGGACCAGGACTTCGCCATCGTCGACCTGCCCGAGGTCCCGCAGGCCGCGACCCTGGTCCACCACGGCTCGATGATGGAGGTAGGCGGCGCGTTCCAGACCCTGGCCACCTGGGTCGAGGCCAACGGCTACCGCACCTCAGGCCCGCACCGCGAGTACTACCTGGTGGCCGGCCCGGACCAGGACCAGAAGGACTGGGTCACCGAGCTCCAGGAGCCCATCATCCCAGCCTGA
- a CDS encoding S1 family peptidase, with protein sequence MTSALALAVGATVAATLPAAAESTPLMNQGMLEAMQRDLGLTADQAMQRAAAETKASTVEQSLRTALGESFGGAHFVAGQAKLVVGVTDTAKAAEVRAAGAEPKFVAHSASKLDSVVSRLNQDKAPSDVSGWYVDVENNRVVVNVQPGQAAKAAEFVAQTGVDRGAVSVVEAASKNEPLYDVRGGDAYYMGGRCSVGFSVQGGFVTAGHCGRTGTATQGFNQVAQGTFRGSSFPGNDYAWVAVNSNWTPQGVVNNYSGGTVRVAGSTEAAVGASICKSGSTTRWTCGSVQAKNQTVNYQQGAVTGLTRTNARADRGDSGGSFISGNQAQGVTSGGDLAAGIIYFQPVNEILGAYSLRLVTS encoded by the coding sequence GTGACCTCCGCACTCGCGCTCGCGGTCGGTGCGACCGTGGCGGCCACCCTGCCGGCCGCCGCCGAGTCCACTCCCCTGATGAACCAGGGGATGCTGGAGGCCATGCAGCGCGACCTGGGCCTGACCGCCGACCAGGCGATGCAGCGGGCCGCCGCCGAAACCAAGGCGAGCACGGTCGAGCAGAGCCTGCGCACCGCGCTGGGCGAGTCCTTCGGTGGCGCGCACTTCGTGGCCGGCCAGGCGAAGCTGGTCGTCGGTGTGACCGACACGGCCAAGGCCGCCGAGGTCCGCGCGGCCGGCGCCGAGCCGAAGTTCGTGGCGCACAGCGCGTCCAAGCTCGACTCAGTGGTCTCGCGGCTCAACCAGGACAAGGCGCCCTCGGACGTCTCCGGCTGGTACGTCGACGTGGAGAACAACCGCGTCGTGGTCAACGTGCAGCCGGGCCAGGCCGCCAAGGCCGCTGAGTTCGTGGCCCAGACCGGCGTGGACCGCGGCGCGGTCTCCGTGGTCGAGGCCGCGTCGAAGAACGAGCCGCTCTACGACGTGCGCGGTGGCGACGCCTACTACATGGGCGGCCGTTGCTCGGTCGGCTTCTCGGTGCAGGGCGGCTTCGTCACCGCCGGGCACTGCGGCCGGACCGGCACCGCGACCCAGGGCTTCAACCAGGTCGCGCAGGGCACCTTCCGCGGTTCCTCCTTCCCCGGCAACGACTACGCCTGGGTCGCGGTGAACTCGAACTGGACCCCGCAGGGCGTGGTGAACAACTACAGCGGCGGCACCGTCCGCGTCGCGGGCTCCACCGAGGCCGCGGTGGGCGCCTCGATCTGCAAGTCGGGCTCCACCACCCGCTGGACCTGCGGCAGCGTGCAGGCCAAGAACCAGACGGTGAACTACCAGCAGGGCGCGGTGACCGGGCTGACCCGCACCAACGCCCGCGCCGACCGCGGTGACTCCGGTGGGTCGTTCATCTCCGGCAACCAGGCCCAGGGTGTCACCTCCGGTGGCGACCTGGCCGCGGGCATCATCTACTTCCAGCCGGTCAACGAGATCCTGGGCGCGTACAGCCTGCGCCTGGTCACCAGCTGA
- a CDS encoding M14 family metallopeptidase, with translation MLTRRRTLLATALGACAALVLATPMTTSATTPSPAEITRAAEAAHEARSVYLVHKVGTPELRSAVARTGIDVLGADGDVMSVRATEAEAAALRAKGFEVEFRAAGGHGDHGHGDVGIADFPPADAAYHNFAEVTANLRKAEADHGSIAKLSSIGKSHEGRDLWMIKISDNVATDENEPEVLFNCNQHAREHLTVEMCLRIVNRLTDGYPTDPALKSFVDSREIWVIPSVNPDGTEYDVATGRYRSWRKNRQGPGTDLNRNWDYNWGCCGGSSGSTSSETYRGPSAFSAPETSRLRDFVNSRVIGGKQQITANIDFHTYSELVLWPYGYTTADTGPGLTADDARTFQTLGRQMAATNNYKPQQSSDLYITDGSIIDWMWGRHKIWSYTFELYPSSAAGGGFYPPDEVITRETSRNDRAVDLMLSYADCVPRVIGKTC, from the coding sequence ATGTTGACCAGACGTCGCACCCTGCTGGCGACGGCACTTGGCGCCTGCGCCGCGCTCGTGTTGGCGACCCCGATGACGACCAGCGCGACCACTCCCAGTCCCGCCGAGATCACCAGGGCCGCCGAGGCCGCGCACGAGGCCAGGTCGGTGTACCTGGTGCACAAGGTCGGCACCCCGGAGCTGCGCAGCGCGGTGGCCCGGACCGGCATCGACGTCCTCGGCGCCGACGGGGACGTGATGAGCGTCCGCGCCACCGAGGCCGAGGCCGCCGCGCTGCGCGCCAAGGGCTTCGAGGTGGAGTTCCGGGCCGCCGGCGGCCACGGGGACCACGGGCACGGCGATGTGGGCATCGCCGACTTCCCCCCGGCGGACGCGGCCTACCACAACTTCGCCGAGGTCACCGCGAACCTGCGCAAGGCCGAGGCCGACCACGGCTCGATCGCCAAGCTGAGCAGCATCGGCAAGTCGCACGAGGGCCGCGACCTGTGGATGATCAAGATCAGCGACAACGTGGCCACGGACGAGAACGAGCCGGAGGTGCTGTTCAACTGCAACCAGCACGCCCGCGAGCACCTCACCGTGGAGATGTGCCTGCGGATCGTGAACCGGCTCACCGACGGCTACCCCACCGACCCGGCGCTGAAGTCCTTTGTGGACTCCCGGGAGATCTGGGTGATCCCCAGCGTCAACCCCGACGGCACCGAGTACGACGTGGCCACCGGCCGCTACCGCTCCTGGCGGAAGAACCGGCAGGGCCCCGGCACCGACCTCAACCGCAACTGGGACTACAACTGGGGCTGCTGCGGCGGTTCCAGCGGCAGCACCAGCAGCGAGACCTACCGCGGCCCCTCGGCGTTCTCCGCGCCGGAGACCTCGCGGCTGCGGGACTTCGTGAACTCGCGGGTGATCGGCGGCAAGCAGCAGATCACCGCCAACATCGACTTCCACACCTACTCCGAGCTGGTGCTCTGGCCCTACGGCTACACCACCGCGGACACCGGTCCCGGCCTGACCGCCGACGACGCCAGGACCTTCCAGACCCTGGGCCGTCAGATGGCCGCGACGAACAACTACAAGCCGCAGCAGTCCAGCGACCTCTACATCACCGACGGCAGCATCATCGACTGGATGTGGGGCAGGCACAAGATCTGGTCCTACACCTTCGAGCTGTACCCGAGCTCGGCGGCGGGTGGCGGTTTCTACCCACCCGATGAGGTGATCACCAGGGAGACCAGCCGCAACGACAGGGCGGTCGACCTCATGCTGAGCTACGCCGACTGCGTGCCGCGCGTGATCGGCAAGACCTGCTGA
- the hisD gene encoding histidinol dehydrogenase → MLRRTDLRGRVPSAAELRATLPRAEVDVDAVLHQVRPVVEAVRAQGVTAALDYTERFDGVRPAAIRVPVAKLGEALTGLDPAVRDALEESIRRATLVHADQRRVDKTTQVVPGGTVTERWVPVARVGLYVPGGLAVYPSSVVMNVVPAQQAGVESLVVCSPPQAEFGGLPHPAILAACALLGVTEVWAVGGAQAIALAAYGGTDTDGSELAPVDLITGPGNVYVTAAKRLLRGLVGIDSEAGPTEIAVLADETADAVHVAADLISQAEHDTLAASVLVTTSAELADAVDAELVKQVESTKHTERIRTALHGPQSGCVLVSTVDDGLRVVDAYAAEHLEIQTADAAAVAARVRNAGAIFVGAHSPVSLGDYCAGSNHVLPTGGCARHSSGLSVQTFLRGIHVIDYSEQALREVADQVVALANAEDLPAHGQAVTARFGGAS, encoded by the coding sequence ATGCTGCGCCGCACCGACCTGCGTGGTCGAGTCCCCTCCGCCGCCGAGCTGCGCGCCACGCTGCCTCGCGCCGAGGTCGACGTGGACGCGGTGCTGCATCAGGTCCGCCCGGTGGTGGAGGCGGTGCGCGCCCAGGGCGTGACCGCCGCGCTGGACTACACCGAACGCTTCGACGGGGTCCGCCCGGCCGCGATCCGGGTGCCGGTGGCGAAGCTGGGCGAGGCCCTGACCGGGCTGGACCCGGCGGTGCGGGACGCGCTGGAGGAGTCGATCCGGCGGGCCACCCTGGTGCACGCCGACCAGCGGCGGGTGGACAAGACCACCCAGGTGGTGCCCGGTGGCACGGTCACCGAGCGCTGGGTGCCGGTGGCCAGGGTCGGGCTGTACGTGCCCGGCGGCCTGGCCGTCTACCCCTCCAGCGTGGTGATGAACGTGGTCCCGGCCCAGCAGGCCGGGGTGGAGTCGCTGGTGGTGTGCTCGCCGCCGCAGGCGGAGTTCGGCGGGCTGCCGCACCCGGCGATCCTGGCCGCCTGCGCGCTGCTCGGCGTCACCGAGGTGTGGGCCGTCGGCGGCGCCCAGGCGATCGCGCTGGCCGCCTACGGGGGCACCGACACCGACGGCTCCGAGCTCGCACCGGTGGACCTGATCACCGGGCCGGGCAACGTGTACGTGACCGCGGCCAAGCGGCTGCTGCGCGGGCTGGTCGGCATCGACTCCGAGGCGGGGCCGACCGAGATCGCGGTGCTGGCCGACGAGACAGCGGATGCGGTGCACGTAGCCGCGGACCTGATCAGCCAGGCCGAGCACGACACCCTGGCCGCCAGCGTGCTGGTCACCACCTCGGCCGAGCTGGCCGACGCGGTGGACGCCGAGCTGGTCAAGCAGGTGGAGTCGACCAAGCACACCGAGCGGATCCGCACCGCGCTGCACGGGCCGCAGTCCGGCTGCGTGCTGGTGTCCACTGTGGACGACGGCCTGCGCGTGGTGGACGCCTACGCGGCCGAGCACCTGGAGATCCAGACCGCGGACGCGGCGGCGGTGGCGGCGCGGGTGCGCAACGCCGGGGCGATCTTCGTCGGCGCGCACTCGCCGGTCTCGCTGGGCGACTACTGCGCCGGGTCCAACCACGTGCTGCCCACCGGCGGCTGCGCGCGGCACTCCTCCGGGCTGAGCGTGCAGACCTTCCTGCGCGGCATCCACGTCATCGACTACAGCGAGCAGGCCCTGCGCGAGGTCGCGGACCAGGTGGTCGCGCTGGCCAACGCCGAGGACCTGCCCGCGCACGGCCAGGCCGTCACCGCCCGCTTCGGTGGTGCCTCATGA
- the soxR gene encoding redox-sensitive transcriptional activator SoxR, producing MEALSQWLSIGEVADRSGVPHTALRFYEEKKLVFSERSAGNQRRYHRSVLRRLAFIRAAQRVGLSLEEIQSALATLPEGRNPTKADWARLSSSWREELNARIEALQLLRDRLTGCIGCGCLSLRSCFLHNADDAMAAYGPGSPRLKPKVEGGR from the coding sequence GACCGCAGCGGAGTGCCCCACACCGCCCTGCGCTTCTACGAGGAGAAGAAGCTGGTCTTCTCCGAGCGGAGCGCGGGCAACCAGCGGCGGTACCACCGTTCGGTGCTACGGCGGCTGGCGTTCATCCGGGCCGCGCAGCGCGTCGGCCTGTCCCTGGAGGAGATCCAGTCCGCGCTGGCCACCCTGCCGGAGGGGCGGAACCCGACCAAGGCGGACTGGGCCAGGCTGTCCAGCTCCTGGCGGGAGGAGCTCAACGCGCGGATCGAGGCGCTGCAACTGCTGCGGGACCGGCTGACCGGCTGCATCGGCTGCGGCTGCCTGTCCCTGCGGTCCTGTTTCCTGCACAACGCCGACGACGCGATGGCCGCCTACGGCCCCGGCTCACCGCGGCTGAAGCCGAAGGTGGAGGGCGGGCGTTGA
- a CDS encoding M14 family metallopeptidase: MSHRRLSRGLAAALGAALALGGLIPLSANAQPGATAGIMDFPPADSGYHNYAEQGAELNKARADHPDLVALSVMGKSHENRDLRLVKISDNVGTDENEPEVLFTCSQHAREHLTVEMCLRIINRLTDDYATNPAVKNFVDTREIWVATNVNPDGSEYDIATGSYRSWRKNRQPNAGGSFGTDLNRNWGYKWGCCGGSSSTPTSADYRGTAAFSAPETRAVSNFVNSRVVGGKQQITTHIDWHTYGELIMWPFGYTKDDTAPGLSAAELRAFKELGTQMAASNGYKPQQASDLYITDGGIRDWMWGQHKIWSFTFEMFGGQYGFYPPDELIGRETTRNDKAVDLILSYADCVPRIVGGTC; this comes from the coding sequence ATGTCACACCGACGTCTCAGCAGAGGACTCGCGGCCGCCCTCGGCGCCGCGCTCGCCCTCGGCGGGCTGATCCCGTTGTCCGCCAACGCCCAGCCCGGCGCCACCGCCGGGATCATGGACTTCCCGCCCGCGGACTCCGGCTACCACAACTACGCCGAGCAGGGCGCCGAGCTGAACAAGGCGCGGGCCGACCACCCGGACCTGGTGGCGCTGAGCGTGATGGGCAAGTCCCACGAGAACCGGGACCTGCGGCTGGTGAAGATCAGCGACAACGTGGGCACCGACGAGAACGAGCCCGAGGTGCTGTTCACCTGTAGCCAGCACGCGCGCGAGCACCTGACCGTGGAGATGTGCCTGCGCATCATCAACCGGCTCACCGACGACTACGCCACCAACCCCGCGGTGAAGAACTTCGTGGACACCAGGGAGATCTGGGTGGCCACCAACGTCAACCCGGACGGCTCCGAGTACGACATCGCCACCGGCTCCTACCGCAGCTGGCGCAAGAACCGCCAGCCCAACGCCGGCGGCAGCTTCGGCACCGACCTCAACCGCAACTGGGGCTACAAGTGGGGCTGCTGCGGCGGTTCCAGCTCCACGCCCACCAGTGCCGACTACCGGGGCACGGCGGCCTTCTCCGCGCCGGAGACCAGGGCGGTCAGCAACTTCGTCAACTCCAGGGTCGTCGGCGGCAAGCAGCAGATCACCACGCACATCGACTGGCACACCTACGGCGAGCTGATCATGTGGCCGTTCGGCTACACCAAGGACGACACCGCGCCCGGCCTCAGCGCCGCCGAGCTCAGGGCGTTCAAGGAGCTGGGCACCCAGATGGCGGCCAGCAACGGCTACAAGCCGCAGCAGGCCAGCGACCTCTACATCACCGACGGCGGGATCCGGGACTGGATGTGGGGCCAGCACAAGATCTGGAGCTTCACCTTCGAGATGTTCGGCGGCCAGTACGGCTTCTACCCGCCGGATGAGCTGATCGGCCGGGAGACCACCCGCAACGACAAGGCGGTCGACCTCATCCTCAGCTACGCCGACTGCGTGCCGCGCATCGTCGGCGGCACCTGCTGA
- a CDS encoding M14 family metallopeptidase has protein sequence MLRIRRRVATAVAAAGLALLLPLGSVSAPAAEAAAPGDVVYEIGGANTSDARTEVAATGVDVLSAQHGKMTVAASAEQAKLLRAKGFTLTAQGTVEEQLKALTPGRSGDLGVTDFPSGYTGYHNFAEMTANIRKAQADHPALARVSSIGKSHEGRDLWMVKISDNVATDENEPEVLFNCNQHAREHLTVEQCLQIINRLTDNYASNPAVKNLVDTREIWVIPSVNPDGAEYDIASGSFRSWRKNRQGQGTDPNRNWSYKWGCCGGSSGSPSSETYRGPSAFSAPETRALSNFVNSRVIGGKQQITANIDFHTYGELVLWPFGYTKADTAPGLNAEEARIFQTLGRQMAQTNNYKPEQGSDLYVTDGDITDWMWGQHKIWSYTFEMYGGGPGIGGFYPNDTVINRETARNDRAVDLMLSYADCVPRVIGKTC, from the coding sequence ATGTTGCGGATCCGCCGCAGAGTCGCGACCGCGGTCGCGGCCGCCGGTCTCGCCCTGCTCCTCCCCCTCGGCTCGGTCAGCGCGCCGGCCGCCGAGGCCGCCGCCCCCGGTGACGTGGTCTACGAGATCGGCGGCGCGAACACCAGCGACGCGCGCACCGAGGTCGCGGCCACCGGGGTGGACGTGCTCTCCGCCCAGCACGGCAAGATGACCGTGGCAGCCAGCGCCGAACAGGCCAAGCTGTTGCGCGCCAAGGGCTTCACCCTCACCGCGCAAGGCACGGTTGAGGAGCAGCTGAAGGCGCTGACCCCGGGCCGCAGCGGCGACCTCGGCGTCACCGACTTCCCGTCGGGCTACACCGGCTACCACAACTTCGCGGAGATGACCGCGAACATCCGCAAGGCGCAGGCCGACCACCCGGCGCTGGCCAGGGTGAGCAGCATCGGCAAGTCGCACGAGGGCCGCGACCTGTGGATGGTGAAGATCAGCGACAACGTGGCCACCGACGAGAACGAGCCCGAGGTCCTGTTCAACTGCAACCAGCACGCCCGCGAGCACCTCACCGTGGAGCAGTGCCTGCAGATCATCAACCGGCTCACCGACAACTACGCGAGCAACCCGGCGGTGAAGAACCTCGTTGACACCCGGGAGATCTGGGTGATCCCCAGCGTCAACCCCGACGGCGCGGAGTACGACATCGCCTCCGGCAGCTTCCGCAGCTGGCGCAAGAACCGGCAGGGCCAGGGCACCGACCCCAACCGCAACTGGTCCTACAAGTGGGGCTGCTGCGGCGGTTCCAGCGGTTCGCCGAGCAGCGAGACCTACCGCGGCCCTTCGGCCTTCTCCGCGCCGGAGACCCGCGCGCTGAGCAACTTCGTCAACTCCAGGGTCATCGGCGGCAAGCAGCAGATCACCGCGAACATCGACTTCCACACCTACGGCGAGCTGGTGCTGTGGCCCTTCGGCTACACCAAGGCCGACACCGCGCCCGGCCTCAACGCCGAGGAGGCCCGGATCTTCCAGACCCTGGGCCGCCAGATGGCCCAGACCAACAACTACAAGCCGGAGCAGGGCAGCGACCTCTACGTCACCGACGGCGACATCACCGACTGGATGTGGGGCCAGCACAAGATCTGGTCCTACACCTTCGAGATGTACGGCGGCGGCCCCGGCATCGGTGGCTTCTACCCGAACGACACCGTGATCAATCGTGAGACTGCTCGCAACGACCGCGCGGTGGACCTCATGCTGTCCTATGCGGACTGTGTGCCGAGGGTGATCGGCAAGACCTGCTGA
- a CDS encoding histidinol-phosphate transaminase — protein MSEVVGAGVRLEELPLREDLRGRSPYGAPQLDVPVRLNTNENPYPPPPELIEDVARATRAAGESLHRYPDRDAVELRTALAEYLSRATGVGLGTANLWAANGSNEILQQILQAFGGPGRTAVGFEPSYSMHPIIAAGTRTEWLATPRRADFTLDAEAAAATIAERQPDVVFLTSPNNPTGGSIPSADLRRLIEAAPGIVVVDEAYAEFSARESAIGLLGEFGGKLIVSRTMSKAFAFAGGRLGYLAAAPAVVDALLLVRLPYHLSALTQTAATAALRHAEGTLASVHKLIAERERVVEALSGMGFRVVPSDANFVLFGQFADAPAVWKSYVDRGVLIRDVGIDGHLRVTIGTPAENDAFLAASKEISVEASQ, from the coding sequence ATGAGCGAGGTCGTCGGGGCAGGGGTGCGCCTGGAGGAGCTGCCGCTGCGGGAGGACCTGCGCGGCCGCTCGCCCTACGGCGCGCCGCAGCTGGACGTGCCGGTCCGGCTCAACACCAACGAGAACCCGTACCCGCCGCCGCCCGAGCTGATCGAGGACGTGGCCAGGGCGACCAGGGCCGCGGGCGAGTCGCTGCACCGCTACCCGGACCGGGACGCCGTCGAGCTGCGCACCGCGCTCGCGGAGTACCTCAGCCGGGCCACCGGGGTTGGGCTGGGCACCGCGAACCTGTGGGCCGCCAACGGTTCCAACGAGATCCTGCAGCAGATCCTGCAGGCCTTCGGCGGGCCGGGCCGCACCGCGGTGGGCTTCGAGCCCTCGTACTCGATGCACCCGATCATCGCCGCCGGCACCCGCACCGAGTGGCTGGCCACCCCGCGCCGCGCCGACTTCACCCTCGATGCGGAAGCCGCCGCGGCGACCATTGCCGAGCGGCAGCCGGACGTGGTGTTCCTGACCAGCCCCAACAATCCCACCGGCGGGTCCATCCCCTCGGCGGACCTACGGCGGCTGATCGAGGCCGCGCCGGGGATCGTGGTGGTGGACGAGGCCTACGCCGAGTTCTCCGCGCGGGAGAGCGCGATCGGGCTGCTCGGCGAGTTCGGCGGCAAGCTCATCGTCTCCCGCACCATGAGCAAGGCCTTCGCCTTCGCCGGCGGCCGCCTCGGCTACCTGGCCGCCGCGCCAGCCGTGGTGGACGCGCTGCTGCTGGTCCGCCTGCCCTACCACCTCTCCGCGCTCACCCAGACCGCGGCCACCGCCGCGCTGCGGCACGCCGAGGGCACCCTGGCCTCGGTGCACAAGCTCATCGCCGAACGCGAGCGGGTGGTGGAGGCGTTGTCCGGCATGGGTTTCCGGGTGGTGCCCAGCGACGCCAACTTCGTCCTGTTCGGACAGTTCGCCGACGCGCCGGCGGTGTGGAAGTCCTATGTGGACCGTGGTGTGCTGATCAGGGACGTGGGCATCGACGGGCACCTGCGGGTGACCATCGGCACGCCCGCGGAGAACGACGCCTTCCTCGCCGCGAGCAAGGAGATCAGTGTGGAGGCCAGCCAGTGA